In one Geoglobus acetivorans genomic region, the following are encoded:
- a CDS encoding DUF2284 domain-containing protein: MDLVELIAEMAERKGIRVDSISVIEKIKTDSRTRWKCKFGCMYYGKRYSCPPEVPENFTEFIGSYRKAVVITYSFRDYMEDKKRMQELLPELESRLLEKYPLAFALFPGGCDLCDECSYEKTGECVKKERVRPSVSSMGIIVSQFGIRIGDSRSVAVILLD, encoded by the coding sequence ATGGATCTGGTAGAGCTTATTGCAGAAATGGCAGAAAGGAAGGGAATCAGGGTTGATAGCATCTCAGTGATTGAAAAAATCAAAACGGATTCGAGAACAAGGTGGAAGTGCAAATTCGGCTGCATGTATTACGGTAAGAGGTATTCCTGCCCGCCAGAGGTGCCTGAAAACTTCACCGAATTTATAGGCTCTTACAGGAAGGCTGTGGTCATCACGTACTCCTTCAGGGATTACATGGAGGACAAAAAAAGAATGCAGGAGCTCTTGCCTGAGCTGGAGTCCAGATTGCTCGAAAAGTATCCGCTTGCCTTTGCCCTGTTCCCCGGAGGATGCGACCTGTGTGATGAATGTTCCTATGAGAAAACAGGAGAGTGTGTGAAAAAAGAGAGGGTCAGGCCGTCCGTTTCATCGATGGGTATCATTGTCTCCCAGTTTGGTATCAGGATTGGCGATAGCAGGAGCGTTGCGGTGATACTGCTCGATTAG
- a CDS encoding bifunctional nuclease family protein produces MKKVEIVGVYLAPSIFGGTPVVLLREDTGRILQIFIGAPEALAIHSAIQGITPPRPMTHDLTAEILERLNARIEKVVIDDLIENTFYARIFIKMDEMEHEIDARPSDSIALALRFDAEVFVEEKVFDEAGYIRDVPEDYVPFEQLTIE; encoded by the coding sequence ATGAAAAAAGTTGAGATCGTGGGGGTGTATCTCGCCCCAAGCATATTCGGAGGAACCCCTGTGGTGCTGCTCAGAGAGGATACCGGAAGGATTCTCCAGATATTCATAGGGGCTCCCGAAGCCCTTGCAATCCATTCCGCCATACAGGGCATAACTCCCCCCAGACCCATGACTCATGATCTGACGGCCGAAATACTGGAAAGGCTGAACGCCAGAATCGAGAAAGTTGTTATCGACGACCTCATCGAAAACACATTTTATGCGAGAATATTCATAAAGATGGACGAAATGGAGCATGAGATAGATGCAAGGCCGAGCGACAGCATAGCTCTCGCTTTGAGGTTCGACGCAGAGGTGTTTGTGGAGGAAAAGGTATTCGACGAGGCAGGGTACATTCGGGATGTACCTGAAGATTACGTCCCCTTTGAGCAGCTCACCATAGAGTGA
- a CDS encoding NifU family protein: MSLKEKVEEVIEKEIRPALIRDGGNIAVIDVDEESGEVKVKLLGSCHGCPMSQLTLTMFVEQHLRSRIPEVKKVTPV, translated from the coding sequence ATGAGTCTGAAGGAAAAGGTTGAAGAGGTTATCGAAAAGGAGATTCGCCCGGCTCTGATAAGGGATGGAGGCAATATTGCAGTTATCGATGTTGACGAGGAGAGTGGAGAGGTCAAGGTTAAGCTTCTCGGTTCATGCCACGGCTGTCCGATGTCCCAGCTCACACTGACAATGTTCGTCGAACAGCACCTCAGGAGCAGAATACCAGAAGTGAAAAAAGTAACCCCGGTGTAA
- a CDS encoding flippase-like domain-containing protein, producing the protein MEGSEKNGTAKKLILAVTITVLSIAAITKIGNVSVEDFAGAKLSFIVIALILHAFFWIFWTIRLWVIVRVLEHRARISRLFAGVLSSNFVAAITPSSAGGEPVRIKVLVDSGMSAGSATACIMVERFLDALFFSVFLLAMISISGFAVGLGLKVGIIFTALLILFFVFLYELFKSPERIGRLLGFLEKRFRGDLIERLEREIWSFRNAISEMLKNRRMAFVLFLLTGFIWLSEFLIPSVLLMAFSCEPHWILSLTSQAILVIVSLVPLTPGSSGIAEFGFFYLYSSFASCRIGAVAGLWRIITYVSNILVGLVSAVYYLKNKL; encoded by the coding sequence GTGGAAGGCAGTGAAAAGAATGGAACAGCTAAAAAGCTGATACTTGCAGTAACGATAACAGTACTATCGATTGCGGCAATCACGAAAATCGGAAATGTCAGCGTTGAGGATTTCGCAGGGGCGAAACTCAGCTTCATTGTTATTGCGCTAATCCTTCACGCGTTCTTCTGGATTTTCTGGACGATTCGACTGTGGGTCATTGTGAGAGTTCTAGAACACAGAGCCAGAATATCCCGTCTTTTCGCTGGAGTCCTTTCGAGCAACTTTGTGGCAGCAATAACTCCCTCTTCCGCAGGCGGGGAGCCGGTGAGGATCAAGGTTCTTGTTGACTCAGGAATGAGTGCAGGTTCCGCCACAGCCTGCATAATGGTTGAAAGGTTCCTCGATGCTCTCTTCTTTTCCGTATTTCTCCTTGCCATGATATCCATTTCGGGATTCGCTGTGGGACTCGGGTTGAAAGTGGGCATAATATTCACCGCTCTGCTCATTCTCTTCTTCGTATTCCTGTACGAGCTTTTCAAGTCTCCAGAACGCATAGGGAGACTTCTCGGCTTTCTCGAAAAGAGATTCAGGGGAGATCTGATCGAGAGACTGGAAAGAGAAATCTGGAGTTTCAGAAATGCGATTTCAGAAATGCTGAAAAACAGACGGATGGCGTTTGTTCTTTTCCTCCTGACAGGCTTCATATGGCTGTCAGAGTTTCTGATTCCCTCTGTTCTTTTAATGGCGTTCTCGTGCGAGCCTCACTGGATTCTGTCTCTGACCTCCCAGGCGATACTTGTCATCGTGTCTCTCGTCCCCCTGACGCCCGGAAGCAGCGGTATAGCCGAGTTCGGCTTTTTCTACCTCTACTCGAGCTTTGCATCGTGCAGGATAGGGGCAGTTGCGGGGCTGTGGAGGATAATAACCTACGTGTCCAACATTCTTGTGGGGCTGGTGTCTGCAGTGTATTATTTAAAAAATAAGCTCTGA
- a CDS encoding glycosyltransferase family 2 protein: MRKRIALIVPVSVFEPAETLQECAEYLNNLDFGGMECMIVFSFDGDESDDRARMLRKYGFEVLARNTRRGKRAGAINDALDHLRKFKPDFVAILDVDSRPEEGVIPRCADAVRNGVFIASARRRISNPVNSTTRAVEFEYRLIGFLLKHSGFRQFNGLIGVLDGDTLFRHRLNEDALTEDADFSTRMHCKGLKAELVDGFFYEQSPLTWRDFFEQRKRWYYGGLELWKYLPDVLKSGNAAFVTSWISALTLTFFPSLFIPFILLSLPSLLLYYGKDGFGTFVGFIVYSLVLQAASISAIFNFLRNKGVEWKAVKRMEQLKS; the protein is encoded by the coding sequence GTGAGGAAAAGAATTGCACTGATCGTTCCCGTTTCGGTCTTTGAACCTGCTGAAACTCTGCAGGAATGTGCTGAATACCTCAATAACCTCGATTTTGGTGGAATGGAGTGCATGATTGTTTTCTCTTTCGATGGCGATGAGAGTGATGACAGGGCAAGGATGCTCAGAAAGTACGGTTTCGAGGTTCTTGCCAGGAATACCAGAAGGGGTAAGAGGGCGGGAGCGATAAACGATGCTCTCGATCATCTGAGGAAATTTAAGCCTGATTTTGTGGCCATACTCGACGTGGATTCCCGGCCTGAAGAAGGTGTTATCCCAAGGTGTGCTGATGCTGTACGGAATGGCGTCTTCATCGCCTCTGCCAGGCGGCGAATATCCAATCCCGTGAACAGCACAACAAGGGCGGTGGAGTTTGAATACCGGCTTATCGGCTTTCTTCTCAAACACTCCGGTTTCAGGCAGTTCAACGGGCTGATAGGCGTTCTTGATGGAGATACTCTGTTCAGGCACAGGTTGAATGAGGATGCACTGACCGAGGATGCCGACTTCTCAACAAGGATGCACTGTAAGGGACTTAAAGCGGAGCTTGTGGACGGGTTTTTTTACGAACAATCTCCTCTGACCTGGAGAGACTTTTTTGAACAGAGGAAGAGGTGGTATTACGGCGGACTTGAACTCTGGAAGTATCTTCCTGACGTGCTTAAATCCGGGAATGCCGCATTCGTCACCTCCTGGATTTCGGCACTGACCCTGACCTTCTTCCCATCTCTGTTCATTCCGTTCATTCTGCTATCTCTCCCTTCCCTGCTTTTGTATTACGGGAAGGATGGATTCGGGACTTTTGTTGGGTTCATTGTTTATTCACTTGTGCTACAGGCAGCATCAATTTCCGCAATTTTTAACTTCCTGAGGAACAAGGGTGTCGAGTGGAAGGCAGTGAAAAGAATGGAACAGCTAAAAAGCTGA
- a CDS encoding glycosyltransferase family 4 protein translates to MKIAQITPYAYPHIGGVEIHVKNLSKALKFRHEVITISSNSGEVVLKSIPVPYSPIPLQKVNVEADVYHAHIPSPFFARMYADEGPFVVTYHNDVEVPNRVSGYTMPRFFASMSENVNWKITRDILDKADAVIATTLDYALTSPVLKEYAEKLHVIPNGIWVNDFAYSKEKEDFILYAGRLVEYKGLGTLLNALEGSGVKLVVAGDGEDREYFKSLAGKKNVDATFLGRIGYSELVGLMGRAKALVLPSKTRLEAFGIVLLEAMASGTPVIAYSTPGVRYVASHGGFVFRNELELREIIENLDDMTVVKAGKRGRKFAEMHDWSIIARKVEKLYMSLI, encoded by the coding sequence TTGAAAATTGCTCAGATCACTCCCTATGCATATCCTCACATTGGGGGAGTTGAAATCCATGTGAAAAACCTTTCAAAGGCACTGAAGTTCAGGCACGAGGTAATAACGATTTCATCAAACTCGGGAGAGGTCGTTCTGAAGAGCATTCCCGTGCCGTATTCTCCCATCCCCCTGCAGAAGGTGAATGTTGAGGCAGATGTGTATCACGCTCACATTCCAAGCCCCTTTTTTGCCCGCATGTATGCTGACGAAGGCCCTTTTGTTGTAACATATCACAACGATGTTGAGGTCCCGAACAGGGTTTCCGGTTACACCATGCCTCGATTTTTTGCATCAATGAGCGAGAATGTAAACTGGAAGATAACGAGGGACATTCTCGATAAAGCCGATGCGGTAATTGCAACAACCCTTGATTACGCATTGACCTCGCCTGTCCTGAAGGAATATGCTGAAAAACTGCACGTCATCCCGAACGGCATCTGGGTGAATGACTTTGCCTACTCTAAGGAGAAGGAGGACTTCATCCTCTATGCAGGGAGGCTTGTGGAATACAAGGGTCTCGGAACACTGCTGAATGCTCTTGAGGGATCAGGAGTGAAACTGGTTGTTGCGGGCGATGGCGAGGACAGGGAGTATTTCAAATCTCTTGCCGGGAAGAAAAATGTTGATGCAACTTTTCTTGGAAGGATTGGTTATTCGGAACTGGTGGGGCTGATGGGGAGAGCAAAAGCTCTGGTTCTGCCATCAAAAACCAGGCTCGAGGCGTTTGGCATCGTTCTCCTCGAAGCAATGGCGTCCGGCACTCCGGTAATAGCGTACAGCACTCCAGGGGTTAGATATGTTGCCAGTCATGGTGGTTTTGTTTTCCGCAATGAGCTGGAACTCAGGGAAATCATTGAAAATCTGGATGACATGACAGTCGTTAAGGCTGGAAAGAGGGGCAGAAAATTTGCGGAGATGCACGACTGGAGCATAATCGCCAGAAAGGTGGAGAAGCTGTATATGTCTCTCATTTAG
- a CDS encoding 6-hydroxymethylpterin diphosphokinase MptE-like protein, protein MRPEEWFELYRQILSDFNFSAEGDAKAARLMHELGKDKLLDAESLREKIEGRDVVVVGGAVDSEIDGEVIITAGKAIVKWLGLSDRTPDVHVTDMEESASLLISLEENGTLLVLHAHGDNMDRIREVVPRVRRFVGTTQNVPFDRVYNFGGFTDGDRAAIIAKRFGAEKITLHGFDFSAEGIKGRKLVWARKILEKEGLI, encoded by the coding sequence ATGAGGCCTGAGGAATGGTTTGAACTGTACAGGCAAATCCTGTCTGACTTTAATTTTTCTGCCGAGGGTGATGCGAAAGCTGCAAGATTGATGCATGAGCTTGGAAAGGACAAGCTGCTCGACGCAGAGTCTCTCAGAGAGAAAATTGAAGGCAGGGATGTTGTGGTTGTTGGTGGGGCGGTGGACAGCGAGATAGACGGCGAGGTAATCATAACGGCGGGAAAGGCCATTGTGAAGTGGCTGGGGTTGTCGGACAGAACTCCGGATGTTCACGTAACCGACATGGAGGAATCTGCCAGTCTCCTGATTTCCCTCGAGGAAAACGGTACACTGCTCGTTCTTCATGCTCACGGGGATAACATGGATCGAATCAGAGAGGTGGTTCCGAGGGTGAGGAGATTTGTCGGCACGACCCAGAATGTGCCTTTCGACAGAGTCTATAACTTTGGGGGGTTTACAGATGGAGACAGGGCTGCGATAATCGCAAAGAGGTTTGGTGCTGAAAAAATAACCCTGCACGGATTTGACTTCAGTGCCGAAGGGATCAAGGGGAGGAAACTTGTATGGGCCAGAAAAATCCTTGAAAAAGAGGGTCTGATTTGA
- the ileS gene encoding isoleucine--tRNA ligase, with protein MTLFTNVYSFRDVENWVNNFWNENKIYQKAKERGKKPFFFVDGPPYTTGRIHLGTAWNKVIKDTVLRFRRMQRYRVTDRPGWDMHGLPIEVKVEQELGIREKKEIERYGIEKFVEKCMKYAIENRDAMTEQFKRLGVWMDWENPYMTIKAEYINSAWWTVKKAHEKGLLERKLMVVNWCPRCETALADAEVEYWEETDPSIYVKFPIRGEDSTFIVIWTTTPWTLPANMAVAVHPSLEYALIKAYREGRIEYLIMAKELAEDILRKGGYELWEIIETKLGEDLVGLEYEHPLADEVPVQKEKKHQVFMADFVSAENTGCVHVAPGHGLEDYELGMKQGLEVFNPVDDRGVYREEAGKYAGLNVKEANKVIIEDLRNKGLLLAEEKITHRYGHCWRCKTPIIYRATEQWFLKVSEVRDRMLEEVDGVRWIPDWAGMARFRDWVSNARDWCISRQRYWGIPIPVWICEKCGKEKVVGDINEIDWKEDLDLHRPRIDAVTFECECGGTMRRVEDVFDVWFDSGVASWGTLSYPFEREMFEKLWPADFITEGHDQTRGWFYSQLGTSVIAFGKAPYKTVLMHGFTLDEKGRKMSKSLGNVVEPEKVVEKIGVDGFRLYVLSSALWEDLKFSWNEAENYLRVLNIFWNAVRFAHTYMELDDFREVDVESTELRVEDRWILSRLERFVKTARDALENYQLHRLVKEFSRFVVEDFSRWYVQLVRRRVWEEKDSPAKISAYATMFRVVKRTTLAVSPVAPFISEYIYQNFVRKFGKGEESVFFEEYPHADESWINDELDEMMAIVRDVSEASYNARQKAGIKLRWPLRKLVVEGDESVRKAVEALREIILNQCNVKEVEHVEEFEKIVVAKPNFRKLGPVLKDRVGDFAKYVSSLSQDELREIVKNGEIQFDGTLLKVSEALEVSYKSQEGYEVAEFGRGTVYLYTVIDEELKREAFAREVVRRIQEMRKEMDLEVDEFIRTYIDLSPDELEGWVGYVKEETRSREMVFGRAEGYVREWDIDGRTIKIGIERYEA; from the coding sequence ATGACGCTCTTCACTAATGTTTACTCCTTCAGGGATGTGGAGAACTGGGTGAATAATTTCTGGAATGAAAATAAGATTTATCAGAAGGCTAAGGAGAGGGGAAAAAAGCCGTTTTTCTTTGTTGATGGTCCCCCATACACAACTGGAAGGATTCACCTCGGAACTGCGTGGAACAAGGTTATCAAGGATACCGTGCTGAGGTTCAGGAGAATGCAGAGGTACAGGGTTACAGACAGGCCCGGATGGGACATGCACGGTTTGCCAATCGAGGTCAAGGTTGAACAGGAGCTCGGAATCAGGGAAAAAAAGGAGATTGAGCGCTATGGAATAGAGAAGTTCGTTGAAAAATGCATGAAATATGCCATAGAGAACAGGGACGCTATGACTGAACAGTTCAAAAGGCTGGGCGTGTGGATGGACTGGGAAAATCCCTACATGACAATCAAAGCCGAATACATAAACTCTGCATGGTGGACCGTCAAAAAAGCCCATGAAAAGGGCCTTCTCGAGAGAAAGCTGATGGTCGTGAACTGGTGTCCGAGGTGTGAAACCGCACTGGCCGATGCTGAGGTTGAGTACTGGGAGGAGACTGACCCTTCCATATATGTCAAGTTCCCCATCAGGGGCGAGGACAGCACGTTCATTGTCATCTGGACCACAACTCCCTGGACCCTGCCGGCAAACATGGCCGTTGCCGTCCATCCCTCCCTTGAATATGCTCTCATCAAGGCCTACAGGGAGGGGAGGATAGAGTACCTCATCATGGCAAAGGAGCTTGCGGAGGATATTCTCAGGAAGGGAGGTTACGAACTCTGGGAGATAATTGAGACCAAGCTTGGAGAGGACCTGGTTGGGCTGGAATATGAGCATCCCCTGGCTGATGAGGTGCCTGTGCAGAAGGAAAAGAAACATCAGGTCTTCATGGCCGATTTCGTCTCAGCCGAAAATACGGGATGCGTCCACGTTGCACCGGGACACGGTCTTGAGGATTACGAGCTGGGCATGAAGCAGGGGCTTGAGGTGTTCAATCCTGTTGATGACCGGGGCGTTTACAGGGAGGAGGCAGGCAAGTATGCTGGGTTGAATGTGAAAGAGGCCAACAAGGTCATAATTGAGGATCTGAGGAACAAGGGTCTTTTGCTTGCCGAGGAAAAGATCACACACCGCTATGGACACTGCTGGAGGTGCAAGACTCCCATAATTTACAGAGCCACTGAACAGTGGTTTTTGAAGGTCAGCGAGGTCAGGGACAGAATGCTTGAGGAAGTGGATGGTGTAAGGTGGATTCCGGACTGGGCGGGAATGGCGAGATTCAGAGACTGGGTGAGCAACGCAAGGGACTGGTGCATAAGCAGGCAGAGATACTGGGGGATTCCGATCCCGGTATGGATCTGTGAAAAGTGCGGTAAGGAAAAGGTTGTTGGAGATATAAACGAGATTGACTGGAAGGAAGACCTTGACCTTCACAGACCCAGAATAGATGCGGTTACCTTTGAGTGCGAATGCGGAGGGACAATGAGAAGAGTTGAGGATGTGTTTGATGTCTGGTTCGACAGCGGAGTTGCGAGCTGGGGGACTCTCAGCTATCCCTTTGAGCGTGAGATGTTTGAAAAGCTCTGGCCCGCTGACTTCATCACGGAGGGCCACGATCAGACGAGAGGCTGGTTCTATTCACAGCTTGGTACAAGCGTCATTGCCTTTGGAAAGGCTCCGTACAAAACGGTGCTGATGCACGGCTTCACTCTCGATGAGAAGGGCAGGAAGATGAGCAAGAGTCTGGGCAATGTGGTTGAACCTGAGAAGGTGGTTGAGAAGATAGGTGTTGACGGCTTCAGACTGTATGTCCTCTCATCTGCACTCTGGGAGGATCTGAAGTTCAGCTGGAATGAAGCTGAAAATTACCTCAGGGTGCTGAACATCTTCTGGAATGCTGTGAGGTTTGCCCACACATACATGGAGCTTGACGATTTCAGGGAAGTCGATGTTGAGAGCACCGAGCTGAGAGTGGAGGACAGGTGGATCCTTTCAAGGCTGGAAAGGTTCGTGAAAACTGCTCGAGATGCACTCGAGAATTACCAGCTTCACAGGCTTGTCAAGGAGTTCTCCAGATTCGTTGTCGAGGACTTCAGCAGATGGTATGTGCAGCTTGTCAGAAGAAGGGTATGGGAGGAGAAGGACAGCCCTGCAAAGATTTCTGCCTATGCAACGATGTTCAGGGTCGTCAAGAGGACGACTCTTGCGGTATCTCCTGTCGCACCCTTCATCTCTGAGTACATCTATCAGAACTTTGTCAGAAAGTTCGGCAAAGGAGAGGAGTCGGTTTTCTTCGAAGAGTATCCGCATGCCGATGAGAGCTGGATAAACGATGAGCTGGATGAGATGATGGCCATCGTGAGGGACGTGAGCGAGGCGAGCTATAACGCAAGGCAGAAAGCCGGAATCAAGCTGAGGTGGCCACTGAGAAAGCTGGTCGTTGAGGGGGATGAGAGTGTCAGAAAGGCCGTTGAGGCACTGAGGGAGATAATACTCAACCAGTGCAATGTCAAGGAAGTTGAGCATGTGGAGGAATTCGAAAAGATTGTTGTTGCAAAACCGAACTTCAGAAAACTCGGACCGGTACTGAAGGACAGGGTGGGCGATTTTGCAAAGTATGTAAGCTCTCTGTCCCAGGATGAGCTGAGAGAGATTGTCAAAAACGGCGAGATTCAGTTTGATGGTACCCTGTTGAAGGTTAGTGAGGCCCTTGAGGTATCTTACAAATCCCAGGAAGGTTACGAGGTGGCGGAGTTTGGCAGGGGAACGGTTTATCTCTACACTGTAATTGATGAGGAACTGAAGAGAGAGGCTTTCGCCAGGGAAGTGGTCAGGAGAATTCAGGAAATGAGGAAGGAGATGGACCTCGAGGTGGATGAGTTCATCAGGACGTATATTGATTTGAGCCCTGACGAGCTTGAGGGATGGGTTGGTTACGTTAAGGAGGAAACGAGATCTAGGGAAATGGTCTTTGGCAGGGCAGAGGGCTACGTCAGGGAGTGGGACATTGATGGAAGAACGATAAAGATTGGCATTGAGAGGTATGAGGCCTGA
- a CDS encoding substrate-binding domain-containing protein, translating to MDFGTVTPRIEIFLEYDGKKVADSDAAELLRAIKEKGSILSASHSLGIPYSKAWEILSRIERISGRKVVETRRGGRSGGGAHLTAFGDRLLAVYMKAKMDLEKRTVMAERHSESVFIAYSNDPLFAMVVDRLAGEENVESISPGSGMALAMLTLNEADVACCHLYDAESGEYNIPFLEKFWLLDRVVRLGGFERELVFAFRRDSGIAGLEDGIRKILEGKLRFAARNLGSGTRELARSLFERYARTFGIREASIRGLEYECRTHEDVAYRIANGDADAGILLRYVAEKYGLQAYHLRWERYECFALRDCLYKNGVKKLQELLNSRWFVGMIEFLPGYRLVEGENQ from the coding sequence ATGGACTTCGGAACCGTAACACCCAGAATCGAGATTTTTCTTGAATATGATGGGAAAAAGGTTGCTGACAGCGATGCGGCCGAACTTTTGAGGGCTATAAAGGAGAAAGGCTCAATTCTCTCAGCATCACACTCGCTCGGCATTCCCTATTCAAAAGCGTGGGAAATACTCTCCAGAATCGAGAGAATCTCTGGAAGAAAGGTGGTTGAGACCAGGAGAGGCGGGAGGAGTGGAGGAGGTGCGCACCTCACGGCTTTTGGTGATAGGCTGCTTGCTGTTTACATGAAGGCGAAAATGGACCTTGAAAAAAGAACAGTTATGGCTGAAAGACACTCCGAGTCTGTCTTCATCGCATACAGCAACGACCCTCTGTTTGCGATGGTTGTTGACAGGCTTGCCGGTGAGGAGAATGTGGAAAGCATTTCACCCGGCTCGGGAATGGCGCTTGCCATGCTGACCCTGAATGAGGCGGACGTGGCATGCTGCCATCTGTATGATGCTGAAAGCGGAGAGTACAACATTCCGTTCCTTGAGAAGTTCTGGCTTCTCGACAGGGTCGTCCGACTGGGCGGATTCGAGAGGGAACTTGTTTTTGCATTCCGGCGGGATTCGGGTATTGCTGGACTGGAAGACGGCATAAGAAAGATTCTTGAAGGTAAACTCAGGTTTGCAGCGAGAAACCTTGGCTCTGGAACGAGAGAACTCGCCCGGTCTCTGTTTGAGAGGTATGCCAGAACTTTTGGAATTCGTGAAGCGTCGATCAGGGGTCTTGAATACGAGTGCAGGACTCATGAGGATGTGGCTTACCGAATTGCGAATGGCGATGCTGATGCCGGCATTCTGCTCAGGTATGTGGCTGAAAAATACGGATTGCAGGCATATCATCTGAGGTGGGAGAGATACGAATGCTTTGCTCTCAGAGATTGCCTGTACAAAAACGGGGTGAAAAAATTGCAGGAATTGCTGAACTCCAGATGGTTTGTGGGTATGATTGAGTTCCTTCCCGGCTACAGGCTGGTTGAGGGGGAGAACCAATAA
- the wtpA gene encoding tungstate ABC transporter substrate-binding protein WtpA yields the protein MKKLAIVMLFIVAAGVFAGCSAANEKQSAVSAEKAIIKIFHAGSLSNPLKDLGESFTAYAKEKGYNVEIQNEASGSVMAVRKVTDLGKKADIVAVADYTLIPQMLVPNYTDFYVLFAKNEIVIAYTDKSKYADEINSNNWYDILARDDVSFGFSDPNQDPCGYRSVMVTKLASLYYGKPIFETLIGNNTNIYADGNHIFAPKDIQVGTDRIIVRPKESDLTGIIESGSIDYIFTYKSLAEQHGLKYVELPGKISLGDFSQEKYYRQVSITLGSTGKTIEAKPIVYGITVLKDAPNRELAVDYLKFLLGNEGKEIFKKNYQDFLNPPIAFGNVPEEIKGLVKVESE from the coding sequence ATGAAAAAACTGGCGATAGTGATGCTCTTCATAGTGGCAGCCGGAGTGTTCGCAGGCTGTTCGGCAGCAAATGAAAAACAAAGTGCGGTGAGTGCCGAAAAAGCAATCATCAAAATTTTCCACGCTGGTTCTCTCAGCAACCCCCTGAAGGACCTCGGTGAATCATTCACGGCATACGCAAAAGAGAAGGGATACAACGTGGAAATCCAGAACGAGGCGAGCGGCAGTGTTATGGCGGTCAGAAAGGTGACAGACTTAGGCAAGAAAGCAGATATTGTTGCGGTGGCGGATTACACGCTGATACCACAGATGCTTGTCCCGAATTACACGGACTTTTACGTCCTGTTTGCAAAAAATGAGATCGTCATCGCATATACCGACAAAAGCAAGTACGCCGATGAGATTAATTCCAATAACTGGTATGACATTCTGGCAAGAGATGACGTGAGCTTCGGATTCAGCGATCCAAATCAGGACCCGTGCGGGTACAGGTCAGTGATGGTTACGAAGCTTGCGAGCCTGTATTACGGAAAGCCCATCTTCGAGACTCTCATAGGGAACAACACCAACATCTACGCTGATGGAAACCACATATTCGCGCCCAAAGACATTCAGGTCGGAACAGACAGGATAATCGTGAGACCGAAGGAGAGCGACCTCACGGGAATCATAGAGAGCGGAAGCATAGACTACATCTTCACCTACAAGAGTCTGGCAGAACAGCACGGACTGAAGTACGTGGAACTTCCCGGAAAAATAAGCCTTGGCGATTTCAGTCAGGAAAAGTACTACAGACAGGTAAGCATAACCCTCGGCTCCACCGGTAAAACAATTGAAGCGAAACCGATTGTGTATGGCATAACCGTTCTTAAAGATGCACCAAACAGAGAACTTGCAGTGGACTACCTCAAATTCCTTCTGGGCAATGAAGGAAAGGAAATCTTCAAGAAGAACTATCAGGATTTCCTGAACCCGCCGATTGCTTTTGGAAACGTGCCTGAGGAGATAAAAGGCTTAGTCAAAGTTGAGAGTGAATAA
- the wtpB gene encoding tungstate ABC transporter permease WtpB produces MRDYVNSFFALIGSFIVIYIALPIGTLIGKQMLNFGALLKALQDETVLEALRNSLMTSTITAVIALLLGVPLGYILARKEFRGKSIIQGVVDVPIVIPHSVVGIMLLVTFSSKILDSYLGIVMVMLFVSASFTINSSRDGFRAVDEKLEHVARTLGASKLKSFFTVSLPIAMPAILSGAIMTWARAISEVGAILIVAYYPKTAQILVMEYFNNYGLKASQPVSVILIIISLGVFISLRWLIGRSNNA; encoded by the coding sequence ATGAGGGACTACGTAAATTCATTCTTCGCCCTCATCGGAAGCTTCATAGTAATCTACATCGCTCTGCCAATCGGTACGCTCATCGGAAAACAGATGCTCAATTTCGGAGCGCTTTTAAAGGCTCTGCAGGATGAGACGGTTCTTGAAGCCCTGAGAAACTCACTGATGACCTCGACCATCACGGCAGTTATCGCACTTCTGCTTGGAGTTCCCCTCGGATATATTCTTGCGAGAAAGGAGTTCAGGGGGAAAAGCATAATCCAGGGAGTTGTGGATGTTCCCATTGTCATACCCCACTCAGTCGTCGGAATCATGCTTCTCGTAACCTTTTCCAGCAAAATTCTCGACAGCTATCTCGGAATAGTCATGGTAATGCTGTTCGTCTCTGCCTCATTCACAATAAACTCTTCGAGAGATGGATTCAGGGCTGTTGACGAGAAGCTTGAGCACGTGGCGAGAACACTCGGGGCGAGCAAGCTGAAATCGTTTTTCACCGTCTCGCTACCGATAGCCATGCCCGCAATACTGAGCGGCGCAATAATGACGTGGGCCAGAGCAATAAGCGAGGTCGGGGCAATACTGATAGTCGCATACTATCCCAAAACGGCCCAGATACTCGTCATGGAATACTTCAACAATTACGGTCTGAAGGCCTCACAGCCGGTATCGGTGATTCTGATCATCATCAGTCTCGGTGTCTTCATCTCTCTGAGATGGCTCATAGGGAGGTCGAACAATGCTTGA